The Plutella xylostella chromosome 12, ilPluXylo3.1, whole genome shotgun sequence genome includes a window with the following:
- the LOC105390400 gene encoding uncharacterized protein LOC105390400: MLALVALAACTGLAHAHDNSSSFSRDALDRTLSFVFGEQDARWRRAASCARALGPAKCLNAFSVWRADNAVEAYKSYGGYRGAVVDELAKFPWEEYANVTEEALGEDLSEAAARLLQLRPLRTSLLPGYRLQLNVKNDALNVDVYKNDEEVEARGTMKKLRKKFYAIVPLLLIPGLVMSAVLPFVLPALKMSVLGAGMLNQMALTGAIFTLLRNNAFSDYYEKKVIYVNKGYQNEKKHRPVHIEEEIHSHTVDDGFYEEDGAWHHGPEITEYAASHDFPVVAEPPANADWINQYYGGEGFSHIENHPVDREYDTKRKRKTKLRSAYRD; the protein is encoded by the exons ATGCTCGCGTTGGTCGCGCTCGCCGCCTGCACCGGCCTCGCGCATGCGCACGACAACTCCTCGAGTTTCTCCCGCGACGCGCTCGACCGCACACTTTCTTTCGTGTTCGGCGAGCAGGACGCAAGATGGCGGCGCGCCGCGTCCTGCGCCCGCGCACTTGGACCCGCCAAATGTTTGAACGCGTTCAGCGTTTGGCGCGCGGATAATGCTGTGGAGGCGTACAAGAGCTACGGGGGGTACCGGGGGGCGGTGGTGGATGAGCTGGCTAAGTTCCCGTGGGAGGAGTACGCGAACGTGACGGAGGAGGCGCTGGGGGAGGACCTGTCGGAGGCAGCAGCccggctgctgcagctgcgGCCGCTGCGCACCAGCCTGCTGCCCGGGTACCGCCTGCAGCTCAATGTGAAGAATGACGCACTCAACGTCGATGTTTACAAAA ATGACGAGGAGGTCGAAGCTCGCGGAACTATGAAAAAACTCCGTAAGAAGTTCTACGCCATCGTCCCGCTGCTGCTGATCCCGGGGCTGGTGATGTCGGCCGTGCTGCCCTTCGTGCTGCCAGCGCTCAAGATGAGCGTGCTCGGCGCCGGCATGCTCAACCAGATGGCGCTCACCGGCGCCATCTTCACCCTCCTACGCAACAACGCCTTCAGCGACTACTACGAGAAAAAGGTCATCTACGTAAACAAAGGCTACCAGAACGAGAAGAAGCACCGCCCTGTGCACATTGAGGAGGAGATACACTCTCATACTGTTGATGACGGGTTCTATGAGGAAGACGGGGCGTGGCACCACGGCCCTGAGATCACAGAGTATGCTGCGTCACACGACTTCCCGGTCGTGGCCGAGCCCCCGGCCAATGCTGATTGGATCAATCAGTACTACGGGGGCGAGGGGTTCAGCCATATTGAAAACCATCCCGTAGATAGGGAGTACGATACCAAAAGGAAAAGAAAGACGAAGCTCAGGTCTGCGTATCGCGACTAG